In Candidatus Defluviilinea proxima, a single genomic region encodes these proteins:
- a CDS encoding dTMP kinase, with translation MFITLEGPEGSGKTSHIPYLVEYLREKGYVVFPTREPGGTSISEQVRDILHDLKNAEMHPRTETLLYQAARAQIVEQVIKPRLADGEIVISDRYYDSTIAYQGYGHQQDREQVRALVKYATGGLVPDLTILLDLDVEVGLQRKKKNGLEWNRMDAHEVAFYERVRAGYMEMVKQEPDRWVVVDSGQKWDDVQAELRKVIVAKLK, from the coding sequence ATGTTCATTACACTTGAAGGTCCCGAAGGCTCTGGTAAGACATCTCACATCCCTTATCTTGTGGAGTACCTCCGCGAAAAGGGTTATGTTGTATTCCCCACGCGTGAACCGGGCGGCACATCCATCAGCGAACAGGTACGCGATATTTTGCATGACCTGAAGAATGCGGAGATGCATCCACGTACGGAGACGTTGCTCTACCAGGCTGCGCGCGCACAAATTGTGGAACAGGTCATCAAACCGCGTCTTGCTGACGGGGAAATTGTGATCTCCGACCGTTACTATGACTCAACGATAGCTTATCAAGGCTACGGTCATCAACAGGACCGGGAGCAGGTCCGTGCACTGGTGAAGTATGCAACGGGAGGCCTTGTCCCTGATCTGACGATCCTGCTTGATCTTGATGTGGAAGTGGGCTTACAACGCAAAAAGAAAAACGGCCTCGAATGGAATCGAATGGACGCACATGAAGTGGCTTTCTATGAACGAGTCCGTGCGGGATATATGGAGATGGTCAAACAGGAACCAGATCGCTGGGTGGTCGTGGATTCGGGCCAGAAGTGGGATGATGTGCAAGCAGAGTTGCGGAAGGTGATTGTTGCAAAATTGAAGTAG
- a CDS encoding Type 1 glutamine amidotransferase-like domain-containing protein: MPVDIHLFSDPGENIRHIVEASRPYLEDKDDSLVAYLPLASLYAERWLEYTEEAFKGLAKLESVNAELMTQREIEEVIRRASLVYIPGGNTFLLNHRLQVSGILPYLRKKVQAGLPLIGFSAGTMVCGPNILTSQDMNTVGTSHFDALHVLPFNFVVHYPLDGHGQSVKDAWLADYHFFHDNPIVILSDGAYVRVDGKKTTLVRGDAWILRKDSEKEKLEEGRAIVP; the protein is encoded by the coding sequence ATGCCTGTTGATATCCATCTTTTTTCTGATCCCGGTGAAAACATTCGCCATATCGTCGAAGCGAGCCGACCTTATCTTGAAGATAAGGATGACTCGTTGGTCGCTTACTTGCCATTGGCTTCCTTATATGCAGAGCGATGGTTGGAATATACCGAGGAAGCTTTCAAAGGTTTGGCGAAGCTGGAATCGGTCAATGCTGAGTTGATGACGCAAAGGGAGATCGAGGAAGTCATCCGTCGCGCTTCGTTGGTGTATATCCCGGGTGGAAATACATTTCTATTGAATCATCGTTTACAGGTCAGCGGGATTTTGCCGTATTTGCGAAAGAAGGTCCAGGCGGGATTGCCGTTGATTGGGTTCAGCGCTGGGACAATGGTGTGTGGACCGAACATACTCACTTCGCAAGACATGAACACGGTGGGGACAAGTCATTTCGATGCTTTGCACGTGTTGCCATTTAATTTTGTGGTGCATTATCCGTTGGATGGGCATGGACAGTCCGTGAAGGATGCATGGTTGGCGGATTATCATTTCTTTCACGATAACCCGATCGTCATATTGAGCGACGGTGCGTATGTGAGAGTCGATGGGAAGAAGACGACTCTTGTGCGCGGTGATGCCTGGATTCTGCGAAAGGATTCAGAGAAAGAAAAACTCGAAGAGGGTCGAGCAATCGTCCCTTAA
- a CDS encoding ClbS/DfsB family four-helix bundle protein, with protein MSDDEEWVPGSKHELLAVITREWSQLMNVVSKLEKANLMTTRDAGGWSPKDNLAHLAEWMNLLMGYHIDKRPAHEVFGVSEEVIKGWDMEVVNPVLFNRNKDRSTEDVLAWVKQVYEDVIKKLDAMSFDELMAPRHADDPEKRPLLMWVIGDTSDHFAEHRATIEKLL; from the coding sequence ATGTCCGATGATGAAGAGTGGGTTCCCGGTAGTAAACATGAATTGTTGGCTGTGATCACACGTGAGTGGAGTCAGCTTATGAATGTCGTCTCGAAACTTGAGAAGGCAAACTTGATGACGACACGCGATGCGGGCGGATGGAGTCCGAAAGATAATCTCGCGCATTTGGCGGAATGGATGAATCTGTTGATGGGGTACCACATTGACAAACGCCCAGCGCATGAAGTGTTTGGGGTTTCAGAAGAGGTGATAAAGGGTTGGGATATGGAAGTGGTCAACCCGGTGTTGTTCAATCGTAACAAGGACCGTTCCACCGAAGATGTGCTGGCGTGGGTGAAGCAGGTGTATGAGGACGTGATCAAGAAATTGGATGCAATGTCTTTTGATGAGTTGATGGCGCCACGCCATGCAGATGACCCGGAGAAACGTCCGTTGTTGATGTGGGTTATAGGGGATACGAGCGATCATTTTGCGGAACACCGCGCGACAATTGAAAAATTGTTGTAG
- a CDS encoding zinc ribbon domain-containing protein, whose product MPTYDFICNSCNERFDVFLTFAEYGKKKVSCTHCKSKDVRRRMTKVRIAKSEESRMESMADDFSGFEGLEDDPKAMGKMMRKMGKEMGEELPSEFNEVVDRLESGQSPEEIESAIPDLGNAGTGDDE is encoded by the coding sequence ATGCCAACGTATGATTTTATCTGTAACAGTTGTAACGAACGCTTCGATGTGTTCCTGACCTTTGCCGAGTATGGCAAGAAGAAAGTCTCCTGCACACACTGCAAGAGCAAAGATGTGCGCCGCCGCATGACGAAGGTCCGCATCGCCAAATCGGAGGAGAGCCGCATGGAATCCATGGCGGACGATTTCAGCGGATTCGAAGGTCTGGAGGACGATCCCAAAGCGATGGGAAAAATGATGCGCAAGATGGGGAAAGAAATGGGAGAAGAGTTACCGTCCGAGTTCAATGAAGTCGTCGATAGATTAGAATCAGGCCAAAGTCCCGAAGAGATCGAGTCTGCCATCCCTGATCTGGGGAACGCAGGCACGGGCGATGACGAGTAG
- a CDS encoding PD40 domain-containing protein, which produces MNGLSHKQARRYIHANLDGLLNDAQRLALETHLAGCEACRIESESFSTLTTRLQSEFHERWDAQDGPSQNVITNVQSQTRRIAMSNKVSFGLRALAGIAALIVLGFGMNILISQLRNFSVASNSTAIPDNNMPVNSENANKRLLAFTKMENGNTEIYTIHADGSGLTNITNNPAYDSKPFWSPDGKHIAFESNRSGLPQVYVMDANGSNITQITDDEDAYSLPMNVNDGGSNPWSPDGSKLLFLQQNPSDGTWTLSSISITGKNKRSIATGKIQLNGISWSPDGSHIGFILNGSQSTNENDFVPEIYVANTDGSVPWRATEFLKQNEQFSDNGFTWSPDGQAIIFEAFWQTTNPEWAIYEASMDNRSINKKYSTNSLLNEWHDGIAVITASGGVFNWLNMDKISGTLNPYQNCKQADTTRSGSFIQPSPGGNWVTASYCANRDLWFYWANANGTETKQLLNSPIFAKENVLSEITWSPDDKFIAVTMQSSNFNDLYILNLEKSLSDSSIQPLKIETVYFDGPSWQPVIPEEIVVEETTQTPLYDGLIAFTSSAKNGNLDIFTMHADGSGLTNITDNPAQDVSPSWSPDGKRIAFESDRNGFRQIFLMDVDGTDLVLLNENKDKADQWIGEPYDLGLNIWSPDGNKLIFYEVAPGDEDGMLYVIDADGENKKPLVYKKGKYASPSWSPDGKHIAFITIENNMARIYITDANGSTLTNVTKALPSDETLYPRRYSWSRDGQSISFVASNWDYLLGRGYGTTSNYKWTAYEANLNDNSLIVNASANSQMGGYWDGTYFLSGSAVISSSPEYKWVRSDGTSTTINPIEKCERVVDDNTGDYVTGYSSFKQSYNGNVVIGAYCPNGDKWLFLANSKGRIIPLLNSPIHIQSAPKNAMNLWAPPDFVWSSNDEYIAFNLFSAGKTDMYIVNVKDAQKNPSHQPFHMTIGNVSLHYSPIWQPVP; this is translated from the coding sequence ATGAATGGACTTTCGCACAAACAAGCCAGACGTTATATACATGCGAACCTGGATGGATTACTTAACGATGCCCAGCGCCTCGCCCTCGAAACGCATCTTGCCGGATGTGAAGCCTGTCGCATCGAATCTGAATCCTTCTCCACGCTGACAACGCGCCTGCAAAGCGAATTTCATGAACGCTGGGATGCACAAGACGGTCCTTCTCAAAACGTGATTACAAATGTCCAATCACAAACACGGAGGATCGCAATGTCGAACAAAGTCAGTTTTGGGTTAAGAGCGCTGGCAGGAATTGCCGCATTGATCGTATTGGGATTTGGAATGAATATCTTGATCTCACAATTACGGAATTTTTCCGTTGCGTCAAACTCGACAGCCATCCCTGATAACAATATGCCCGTCAATTCCGAAAACGCAAATAAACGTCTGCTTGCATTCACAAAGATGGAAAATGGGAACACCGAGATCTACACAATTCACGCTGACGGAAGTGGTTTAACCAATATCACGAACAATCCAGCTTATGATAGCAAACCATTCTGGTCGCCAGACGGAAAGCACATTGCATTTGAAAGTAACCGCTCAGGACTTCCGCAGGTGTATGTAATGGATGCCAACGGTTCCAACATCACTCAGATCACCGATGACGAAGATGCTTATTCACTGCCCATGAATGTTAATGATGGTGGGTCCAATCCATGGTCACCCGATGGAAGTAAATTATTATTTCTGCAACAAAATCCAAGCGACGGCACATGGACACTCAGTTCAATAAGCATCACCGGGAAAAACAAGAGATCGATTGCCACAGGCAAGATCCAGCTCAACGGTATTTCATGGTCACCGGACGGGAGTCATATCGGGTTTATTCTCAACGGTTCACAAAGCACAAATGAAAACGATTTTGTGCCTGAAATCTATGTTGCCAACACAGATGGAAGCGTTCCATGGAGGGCGACAGAATTCCTTAAACAAAACGAGCAGTTTTCCGACAACGGTTTTACCTGGTCACCCGATGGACAGGCCATAATCTTTGAAGCTTTTTGGCAGACAACAAACCCTGAATGGGCCATTTATGAAGCCAGCATGGACAATCGCTCAATCAACAAGAAATATTCAACAAACTCCCTTTTGAATGAATGGCATGATGGCATTGCTGTTATCACTGCTTCGGGTGGGGTTTTCAACTGGTTGAACATGGACAAAATCAGCGGCACTTTAAATCCATACCAGAATTGCAAACAGGCCGATACAACTCGCTCTGGCTCCTTTATACAACCATCACCGGGAGGCAATTGGGTGACCGCGTCCTATTGTGCCAACAGAGACCTTTGGTTTTATTGGGCAAATGCAAATGGAACAGAGACCAAGCAACTTCTTAATTCACCTATATTTGCAAAGGAGAATGTACTCAGCGAAATTACATGGTCACCGGATGATAAATTTATTGCAGTCACTATGCAATCATCCAACTTCAACGACTTATATATTCTAAATCTTGAAAAATCACTCAGCGACTCAAGTATTCAACCTTTGAAAATTGAGACGGTTTATTTTGATGGCCCCTCCTGGCAGCCAGTGATTCCCGAGGAAATTGTTGTTGAAGAAACAACACAAACACCGCTTTATGACGGCCTTATAGCATTTACATCATCCGCAAAGAATGGAAATTTAGATATTTTCACAATGCATGCTGATGGCAGTGGGCTAACCAATATCACCGACAACCCCGCACAGGATGTTTCCCCATCTTGGTCACCGGATGGCAAACGAATCGCTTTTGAAAGCGACCGTAACGGTTTCCGGCAGATATTCCTAATGGATGTGGATGGTACTGATCTTGTCCTGCTAAATGAGAATAAAGATAAAGCCGATCAATGGATTGGTGAACCATATGACTTGGGCCTGAATATTTGGTCGCCAGATGGAAACAAACTGATCTTTTACGAAGTAGCTCCGGGCGATGAGGATGGAATGCTGTATGTGATAGATGCCGATGGAGAAAACAAGAAACCGCTCGTCTATAAAAAGGGCAAGTATGCATCCCCATCCTGGTCACCTGACGGAAAACATATTGCTTTTATCACCATTGAAAATAATATGGCTCGCATCTATATCACTGACGCAAATGGGAGTACTCTCACAAACGTTACAAAGGCACTGCCTTCCGATGAGACCCTCTATCCACGTAGGTATTCCTGGTCTCGAGACGGTCAATCCATTTCGTTTGTCGCTTCCAATTGGGATTATCTGCTGGGTAGAGGGTATGGAACCACTTCAAATTATAAGTGGACAGCTTATGAAGCCAACCTGAACGACAATTCCCTCATTGTCAATGCTTCAGCAAATTCGCAAATGGGAGGCTATTGGGATGGAACCTATTTCCTTTCAGGCTCTGCAGTAATCTCCTCATCGCCTGAATATAAATGGGTGCGTTCAGACGGCACATCCACAACGATAAATCCCATTGAAAAATGTGAAAGAGTTGTAGATGACAATACCGGCGACTATGTTACAGGTTACTCTTCTTTCAAACAATCATACAACGGGAATGTAGTGATTGGTGCTTATTGTCCCAATGGCGACAAGTGGCTATTCCTAGCGAACTCGAAAGGGAGGATCATACCGTTATTGAATTCACCGATTCATATTCAAAGTGCCCCTAAAAATGCCATGAACTTATGGGCACCGCCAGATTTCGTCTGGTCATCCAATGATGAATACATTGCATTTAACCTGTTTTCAGCCGGCAAGACAGATATGTACATAGTGAATGTGAAAGATGCCCAGAAAAACCCTTCACATCAACCTTTTCACATGACCATAGGTAATGTCTCTCTGCATTACAGTCCAATCTGGCAACCAGTACCATGA
- a CDS encoding sigma-70 family RNA polymerase sigma factor encodes MDSQWLAQCREGDSLAIERLVQTHQQDVYRLALSILDDPDEADDVTQEVFLAALRSLDSFRGDSSLKTWLFSITINVSRSRYQRNNSRARLQQMLQSVFRSDQPRPEAEAVQHEADSALWHAVHALDEKHRIPVILRYYHDLPVNEIAQMLGIPVGTVHSRLNHARRRLHAWLKEEQS; translated from the coding sequence ATGGACAGCCAATGGCTTGCGCAATGTCGGGAGGGAGATTCTCTGGCTATCGAACGCTTGGTACAAACACATCAACAGGATGTGTACCGGCTGGCGCTCTCCATCCTCGACGACCCCGATGAAGCTGACGACGTAACACAGGAGGTCTTCCTGGCTGCGTTACGTTCGCTTGATTCATTTCGCGGCGATTCATCGCTCAAGACCTGGCTGTTCAGCATCACCATCAACGTAAGCCGTTCCCGCTACCAACGCAATAATAGCCGCGCGCGGCTACAGCAGATGTTGCAAAGTGTCTTCCGCAGTGACCAGCCCCGCCCTGAAGCTGAAGCGGTCCAACACGAGGCAGACTCTGCACTCTGGCACGCGGTCCACGCGCTGGATGAGAAACACCGCATCCCTGTCATCCTGCGCTACTATCACGACCTGCCAGTGAACGAAATTGCCCAAATGCTCGGCATCCCCGTGGGAACGGTGCACTCCCGCCTGAATCATGCGCGCAGACGATTGCATGCGTGGTTGAAGGAGGAACAATCATGA
- the lepA gene encoding elongation factor 4 → MTDHIRNFCIIAHVDHGKSTLADRLLQLTGTISERDMSAQMLDTMDLEREKGVTIKASAVRMYYTAKDNQKYEINLIDTPGHVDFGYEVSRALKACEGAVLVVDATQGIEAQTLANLYQALDADLTIIPVINKIDLPSAKPDEVAEDIGALLGIDPTEVIQVSAKAGINIEAILEAIVTRVPPPQDADSVPLRALIFDSHYDSYKGVIAYVRVVEGSLKSTDILRMFATKVDMRPVEIGIFAPGMKPVQALGSGEVGYIATGFKTVHECRVGDTITSASAPASDPLPGYFHPKPMVFAGIYPVEADDYSTLRESLDKLQLNDASLTFQPETSQALGFGFRAGFLGLFHMEIIQERIEREYNLDVLFTAPSVEYQVLMINDEVIPVDSPAELPDESKIVEVREPWMTIEIITPTDYYGPIMEIVTKRRGIFKKQEYPAPHRVQLDFEIPLSEIIVDFFDDLKSRTKGYASLDYQFLEYRVDELQKLEILVNGEPVDALATIVHKKDAFHKGQRLITKLKDLIPRQLYDVAVQAAAGGRIISRANVKATRKDVLAKCYGGDITRKKKLLEKQKKGKKRLKMVGNVEIPQEAFMAVLKLDDE, encoded by the coding sequence ATGACAGACCATATCCGTAACTTCTGTATTATCGCCCATGTAGACCATGGCAAATCCACGCTCGCTGACCGCTTGTTGCAACTGACAGGCACGATCTCTGAGCGCGACATGTCTGCGCAGATGCTTGACACGATGGACCTTGAACGCGAAAAAGGTGTCACGATCAAGGCATCTGCGGTGCGCATGTATTACACCGCCAAAGACAATCAAAAATACGAGATCAACCTGATCGACACACCGGGACACGTGGACTTCGGTTACGAAGTCAGCCGCGCGCTCAAGGCGTGTGAAGGCGCTGTCCTTGTGGTGGATGCTACGCAGGGTATCGAAGCGCAGACGCTCGCGAACCTTTATCAAGCGCTTGATGCCGACCTCACGATCATCCCCGTCATCAACAAGATCGACCTGCCCTCCGCCAAGCCCGATGAAGTAGCTGAAGATATTGGCGCGTTGCTGGGCATTGACCCCACCGAAGTGATCCAAGTCTCTGCCAAGGCGGGCATCAATATCGAGGCGATTCTCGAAGCCATTGTCACGCGCGTCCCGCCGCCTCAAGATGCAGACAGTGTCCCTTTGCGCGCGCTCATCTTCGACTCGCATTACGACTCGTACAAAGGCGTTATCGCCTACGTCCGTGTGGTTGAAGGCTCGCTCAAATCCACCGATATTTTGCGCATGTTCGCCACCAAAGTGGACATGCGTCCCGTTGAGATCGGCATCTTCGCGCCCGGCATGAAACCCGTGCAGGCATTAGGATCAGGGGAAGTGGGCTACATCGCAACAGGATTCAAGACCGTGCATGAGTGCCGCGTGGGCGATACGATCACAAGCGCATCGGCTCCCGCCTCGGACCCTCTGCCTGGGTACTTCCACCCCAAGCCTATGGTCTTCGCTGGTATCTATCCCGTTGAAGCTGACGATTATTCCACGCTGCGCGAGTCGCTCGATAAACTGCAACTCAACGATGCATCATTGACGTTCCAACCCGAAACATCACAAGCGTTGGGTTTTGGGTTCCGCGCGGGTTTCCTCGGTCTCTTCCACATGGAGATCATTCAGGAACGCATCGAGCGCGAATATAACCTCGACGTGTTGTTCACTGCTCCTTCTGTGGAATATCAAGTGCTGATGATCAACGATGAAGTCATCCCTGTGGACTCCCCTGCAGAGTTACCCGATGAATCGAAGATCGTTGAAGTGCGCGAACCATGGATGACGATCGAGATTATCACGCCTACCGATTATTACGGTCCCATTATGGAGATCGTCACCAAGCGGCGCGGTATTTTCAAGAAACAGGAATACCCTGCTCCACACCGTGTGCAACTTGATTTTGAAATTCCGCTGTCTGAAATTATCGTTGACTTTTTCGATGATCTGAAATCGCGCACCAAAGGCTATGCCTCGCTCGATTATCAATTCCTCGAATACCGCGTGGACGAATTGCAGAAGCTCGAGATCCTCGTCAATGGCGAACCGGTCGATGCGCTGGCAACAATCGTCCACAAGAAAGACGCGTTCCATAAGGGACAACGTCTCATCACGAAGCTGAAGGACTTGATCCCACGTCAACTATATGATGTGGCTGTCCAAGCCGCGGCGGGCGGACGAATCATCTCACGTGCAAACGTCAAAGCCACACGCAAAGATGTGTTGGCGAAATGTTATGGCGGCGATATCACGCGTAAAAAGAAATTGCTCGAGAAACAAAAGAAGGGCAAGAAACGTTTGAAGATGGTTGGCAATGTCGAGATCCCGCAGGAAGCATTCATGGCGGTCTTGAAATTGGATGATGAATAA
- a CDS encoding flippase-like domain-containing protein, whose translation MKDWKRWLPGTLISVIFIGVFLYFVDFGKMVNAIRNANYVMLGIAFALGFIWIAIRAQVWRELLRNRASYSAVFWTVGEGYFLNNFLPFRLGEIGRAFLLSRKSDLKFLEILPTIVIERVVDLGFTAVVLLASLPYVVKAEGAERAGIIVGVVVVIGLVLMYILARSNKWALDIFHKLSARWPVLQRVGGNFLESFFAGLSVLTDGWLFLRFIFWMALNYALAVVSYYFIIRAFFPDATLVWAMFGLGAAALGNAIPALPGGVGTLEGAFGGALIILTGNQSVSFATALSVRLYNYINSTVIGGIGLAREGQTLSGVYEQLKNLRVKQQEEPAK comes from the coding sequence ATGAAAGATTGGAAACGTTGGCTTCCCGGCACGCTTATCAGTGTTATTTTTATCGGCGTCTTTTTATATTTCGTCGACTTCGGCAAAATGGTCAATGCCATCCGCAATGCAAATTATGTTATGTTGGGAATCGCATTCGCCTTGGGCTTTATATGGATTGCCATCCGCGCACAGGTTTGGCGCGAACTGCTTCGTAATCGTGCATCTTATAGCGCAGTCTTCTGGACGGTTGGTGAAGGGTATTTTTTGAATAACTTCCTGCCGTTTCGCCTTGGTGAGATCGGGCGTGCCTTTCTCCTCAGCCGTAAATCTGATTTGAAATTTCTGGAGATATTGCCCACCATCGTCATCGAGCGTGTAGTGGATTTAGGCTTTACCGCCGTTGTTTTGCTTGCCTCCTTGCCGTACGTTGTAAAAGCAGAAGGGGCCGAACGCGCTGGGATAATCGTTGGCGTTGTAGTTGTGATCGGGCTTGTGCTCATGTACATTCTTGCCCGTAGCAACAAATGGGCGTTGGATATCTTTCACAAACTCAGCGCACGTTGGCCAGTCTTACAGCGTGTTGGAGGAAATTTCCTTGAATCGTTCTTTGCCGGTTTGAGCGTGCTTACTGATGGCTGGCTCTTCCTGCGCTTTATCTTTTGGATGGCTCTCAACTATGCTCTTGCCGTGGTCTCTTATTATTTCATCATACGCGCTTTCTTCCCTGATGCGACCCTTGTGTGGGCAATGTTTGGTTTGGGAGCGGCGGCATTGGGAAATGCGATCCCTGCCCTGCCCGGCGGAGTAGGCACGCTGGAAGGTGCCTTTGGTGGTGCGTTAATTATCTTGACGGGCAATCAGTCTGTTTCATTCGCAACCGCCTTGAGCGTTCGTTTATATAACTATATCAATAGCACAGTGATCGGCGGCATCGGTCTTGCACGCGAAGGACAGACGCTTTCGGGCGTGTACGAGCAACTCAAGAATTTGCGGGTCAAGCAACAGGAAGAGCCTGCCAAGTAA
- a CDS encoding GDP-mannose 4,6-dehydratase yields the protein MTRNYLVTGGAGFIGSNYVHRLIQRNEHVTIFDNLSRAGAPRNVAWLKEKFGDDAFGLIVGDVRSAEDLREAAWDADIIVHLAGQVAVTTSVTDPRNDFEANALGTFNALEAARLSGRNPIFVYASTNKVYGGMEDVELFEEATRWRYKDLTHGCPETQPLDFHSPYGCSKGTGDQYVRDYARIYGLRSVVFRQSCIYGPRQFGIEDQGWVAWFVIAAVTGRPITIFGDGKQVRDVLNVDDLLNAYDAAVEKIDVAAGKVYNMGGGAENVMAVWAEFGPILEKLLGKKIETAHGDWRPGDQRVFYADIRKAEQELGWKPKIGVKQGIELLFNWVKENRELF from the coding sequence ATGACTCGAAACTACCTTGTCACCGGGGGGGCGGGATTTATCGGCTCGAACTACGTCCACAGACTGATCCAGCGGAATGAGCATGTGACCATCTTTGACAACTTGTCCCGGGCGGGTGCTCCGCGCAATGTGGCCTGGTTGAAAGAAAAGTTCGGGGACGACGCATTCGGGCTCATCGTTGGAGATGTGCGAAGCGCTGAAGATTTGCGGGAGGCGGCTTGGGACGCCGATATCATCGTTCATTTGGCGGGGCAGGTCGCAGTGACGACATCCGTAACAGACCCACGCAATGATTTCGAAGCGAACGCCTTGGGGACGTTCAATGCGCTCGAAGCCGCGCGTCTTTCAGGACGAAATCCCATTTTCGTTTATGCATCTACGAACAAAGTGTACGGAGGTATGGAGGATGTGGAGTTGTTCGAAGAAGCCACGCGTTGGCGCTACAAGGATTTGACGCACGGCTGTCCCGAAACGCAGCCGCTCGATTTCCATTCGCCATATGGATGCAGTAAAGGTACGGGCGATCAATACGTGCGCGATTATGCACGCATCTACGGTCTACGGTCCGTCGTCTTTCGTCAGTCGTGCATTTATGGGCCGCGCCAGTTCGGCATCGAGGATCAGGGCTGGGTGGCGTGGTTCGTCATCGCGGCAGTGACGGGACGTCCCATCACGATCTTTGGCGATGGCAAACAGGTGCGCGATGTGTTGAACGTGGACGATCTGTTGAACGCCTACGATGCGGCGGTGGAGAAGATCGATGTTGCCGCGGGCAAGGTCTACAACATGGGCGGCGGCGCGGAGAACGTGATGGCGGTATGGGCGGAGTTTGGTCCGATATTGGAGAAGTTGCTCGGTAAAAAGATCGAGACCGCGCACGGCGATTGGCGTCCCGGCGACCAGCGCGTGTTCTACGCCGATATCCGCAAAGCTGAACAGGAATTAGGCTGGAAACCGAAGATCGGTGTGAAGCAGGGAATTGAGTTGTTATTCAATTGGGTGAAAGAGAATCGGGAGTTGTTTTAG